Part of the Olsenella profusa DSM 13989 genome, ACAACATCGTGGGTGTCATCATTCTCTACGTGGTGTTCTACATGCCCATGAACGTCCTTCTGTACACCGGCTACCTCAAGAACATCCCCCTGGCCCTCGAGGAGGCCGCCCATGTGGATGGCGCCTCCACGTGGTCGACGTACTGGAGGATCATCTTCCCCCTCATGAGGCCCATGCATGCGACCGTTGCCGTCATCACGGCCCTCAGCGTATGGAACGACGTCATGACACCGCTGGTCATCATGAGCGGTTCGGGCATCGTCACCCTGCCCCTCGCGCAGCTGACGTTCCAGACGCAGTTTGGCACCAACTACAACCTGGCCTTTGCCTCGTACCTGCTGGCGCTCCTGCCCATGCTGGTCTTCTACGTCTTCGCCCAGAGGCAGATCATCAATGGCGTCGTGAACGGCGCCGTGAAGTAGGGCCGAGCCAGGGGCGTGCAACGACGCGCGCGGACGGCAGGCGCGTCTATCCCCGTACGTACCTTTTCGCAGCGTGTTCGCCTGTCGCAAAGACCAACCCCGAGGAGGGACGATGCCCATCGTCATCGACGAGCAGAGCAGCACGATGACCCTCGTCACCGACCACACGAGCTACCAGATGCAGGTGGACATGCTGGGCTATCTGCTGCATCTCTATTGGGGTCCCAGAAGCAGAGGCTGCATGGACTATCTGCTGACCTATGCGGATCGAGGCACCTCGGCAAATCCGGCGGTAGCCCATGACAGGCGCAGCTACTCCCTGGATGCGCTGCCTCAGGAGGCCTCCTTTGCGGGAGGGGGCGATTGTCGCAGCCCCATGCTGCGCGTTCGGGACGCGCGGGGGGCCTTCGGGTGCGACCTGCGCTTTGCCGGGTTCGAGATAGAGGAGGGCAAGTACGCCCTTCCGGGCATGCCCGCCGTGTACGCCGAGCCAGGGGACGGTGCCCAGACGCTCAGGGTGAGGCTGCACGACGTCCGCCTCGGCCTTGAGGTGGAGCTGCTCTATGGCGTGATGCCACACCAGGATGTCATCTGCCGTGCCACACGCGTGACGAATGCCGGCGGCGCGGGCGTGACGATTGACAAGCTGCACAGCGCCTGCCTGGACTTCGTGCATGGTGACTTTGACCTCATGAGCTTCTATGGGCGCCATGCCATGGAGCGTCAGCCCCTGCGTGAGCATCTCGATCATGGCCTGCATGTCATAGGCAGCAGGCGGGGCACCTCCTCGCACCAGTACAATCCCATGCTCATCCTCTCCGACCATACGACATCCGAGACGGCAGGACGCTGCTGGTCCATGCAGTTCGTCTGGAGTGGCTCCTTCCGTGCGGAGGCGGAGCGTGACCAGTACGACCAGACGCGCTTGCAGATGGGGCTGGCGGAGGAGACGTTCTCCTATCCGCTTGCCCCCGGTCAGAGCGTGACCAGTCCCGAGATCATCATGAGCTTCACCGATCGGGGCTTCGAGCGGCTCTCACACAGCCTCCATGACATCATCCGCACGCGCGTGTGCCGGGGCTGGTGGAGGGACAGGGTGCGTCCCATCCTCCTGAACAGCTGGGAGGCCTTCTACATGGACTTCAGTGGGGATGACATCGTCTCGCTGGCCAGGCGGGCAGCCGAGCTTGGCATCGACATGCTGGTTCTGGATGACGGCTGGTTCTCGCGGAGGAGCACGGACGACAGGGCGCTCGGCGACTGGTGGGTCAACGAGGAGAAGCTTGGCGGGACGCTGAGGGACCTCATCGGGCGCGTGAACGACCTAGGGGTCAGGTTTGGCATCTGGATGGAACCCGAGATGGTGAGCCAGGACAGCGACCTCTTCCGCGCCCACCCCGATTGGGCGCTCACCATTCCCGGCAAGGAGCCCGTGGTGGGCCGTAGCCAGCTCGTGCTCGACTTCTCGCGCCCCGAGGTCGTGGATGCCCTGTTCGATCAGGTCTGCAGGCTCCTTGACCAGGGAAACATCGAGTACCTCAAATGGGACTACAACCGTTCGATCATCGACGTGTACTCTCCGTGCGCCAAGGACCAGGGTAGCGTTACCTACGACTACATGCTGGGCCTCTACGACATGCTCGAGCGCATCACCGCCCGCTATCCCAAGCTGCTCATAGAGGGCTGCGCCGGTGGGGGCGGACGCTTCGACGCGGGCATGCTCTACTACACGCCACAGATCTGGTGCAGTGACAACACCGATGCCATCGATCGGCTGAGGATCCAATACGGCACCTCGTTCGGCTATCCCTGCTCTGTGGTGGGGTCGCACGTCTCTGCCTGTCCCAACCACATGAGCGGACGCAGCGTGCCGCTTTCCACACGCGCCTGCGTGGCCATGGCCGGCACCTTTGGCTTCGAGCTCGACCTCGCCGAGCTGCCCGCGGAGGCGTATGACTCCATACGCGGACAGGTGGGGGACTTCAGGCGCTATGCCTCCCTCGTTCAGCGGGGGAGGTACTACCGCCTCACCGACCCCCTGCGCGATGCCGTGACGGCCTGGGAGCTTGTGGCTCCTGATGGCTCGGAGGCGCTCGTGAGCGTGGTCATGAACAGGATGGAGGTCAACAGGGGGTCGCTCTATGTGGTACCACGGGGGCTCACGCCGGACGCGCTCTACAGGGACGAGGAGACGGGCGGGATCTATCCGGCCGATGCCCTCATGTGCATGGGAATGCCGCTCCCATCCGGCCTGCATGAGTATCAGAGCCACAGGTACCACCTGCTGCGCTGTGACACATGCGGCGGCTGAGGGAGGAGGAACGCTGTGAGTGTGACCGATGGGGATGCACGGGCTTCCAGGGACGTCGAGGGTACCGTTCTCGAACTCGTCTCGTATGGGGTCGAACGGGGGCTGATGAAGGAGGACGACCGCACCCTTGTTGCCAACCAGCTGCTGGATGTGCTTGAGGCGAGGCCCTCCGCGACGTTCGACCCTACGGCGACGGTCATGGCCCGCCCGCTGGAGGACATGTTGGCGGACCTCTTGGACGACGCCGTTGCGCATGGGGTCATCGAGGACGGCATCGCGAGTCGTGACCTGTTCGACACGCGTCTCATGGGTTGCCTCACGCCACGTCCGAGCGAGGTCATCCGTACGTTTTGGCAACGCTACGAACGGTCCCCCGAGGCCGCGACCGACTACTTCTATCGGTTGGCTCAGGACTCCGACTACATTCGCACCTACCGTGTGGCACGAGATCTCACCTGGGTGGCGAAGACCGCCTATGGCAACCTCGACATCACGATCAACCTCTCGAAGCCCGAGAAGGATCCACGCGCCATCGCGGCTGCCCTCAAGGCGGGGGCAGACGGCGAGCGCTACCCCCGCTGCCTGCTCTGTCCCGAGAATGTGGGCTATGCGGGTGCGCTCGATCGCCCAGCGCGCCAGACCATCAGGCTCATCCCGCTCACGTTGGGCGGAAGCCAGTGGTTCCTGCAGTACTCGCCCTACGTCTACTACAACGAACACTGCATCGTGCTCTCACGCGAGCACACCCCCATGCTCATCGATCGACAGGCCTTCGTGCGCCTGCTCGACTTTGTGCGGATGTTCCCCCACTATACGGTGGGATCCAATGCCGACCTGCCCATCGTGGGCGGTTCCATCCTCACGCACGAGCACTTCCAAGGTGGCCGCTATGAGTTTGCCATGGCACGCGCGGCGGCACGTGAGCGGCTCTCGTTCGTGGGCTTTGATGACGTGCATGCCTGTGTGGTGGACTGGCCGCTCTCGGTGATCAGGCTCGATGGTGCGAATCCGGCACGGCTGGTCGAGCTGGCGGATCGTGTCCTCACGACCTGGCGCGCCTATAGCGATGAGTCGGCTGGCATCCTGGCCGAGACGAACGGCAGGCCCCATAACACCATCACGCCCATCGCGCGCCGACGTGGGGACGACTATGAGCTCGACCTCGTGTTGCGCAACAACCGCACGAGCGAGGAGCACCCCCTGGGAATCTTCCACCCACACGCAAAATACCATCACATCAAGCGCGAGAACATCGGCCTCATCGAGGTCATGGGTCTTGCGGTGCTGCCTGCGCGTCTCAAAGGGGAGATGGCGCGGGTGCGTGAGGCCATCTGTGCGGGCGAGGACGTCTCGTCGATTCCTGGGGTCTCGGACCATGCCCCATGGGTAGGCGAGGTCTTGACGCGCCATCCCGAGATCGGCAAAGGTGCAGATCCCGCAGTGGTGGGCGCGGTCCTCAAGGAGGAGATAGGGCTCGTCTTTGCGCTGGTGCTCGAGAACTGCGGCGTCTTCAAGGCGGACGAGGCTGGTCGGACAGCCTTCCATGCCTTTGTCGATACGGTCAACCGCTGGCACGGAGAGGGGCAACGATGAGGGTTCCCACCATTGAGGAGCTGGGCAGGGTCTATGGCAATGGGGCGGTGGGTGCCCTGCCGCGCTTCGAGACGCTGGCCGGTGCCTTCGAGGAGCGCTTCGGCGTGCCGACGGATGCGGTCTCGTACTTCTCCGCACCGGGTCGCACGGAGATCATCGGCAACCATACCGACCACAACGGGGGCAAGGTTCTGGCGGCAAGCATCACCATGGACAGCATCTGCGTAGCCGTCCCCGCGACAGGATCGCAGGTGCGCATCGTGAGCGAGGGCTACGACGAGCCCATCGTCATCGCCCTGAACCATCTGGACGAGGTCAAGCCAGGGCCTGGGTCCATGACGCTCGTGGCGGGCATGCTGGTGGCGCTCAGGCAGGCGGGCTTCACGGTGGGTGGCCTCGATGCCCATGTCTCCTCCGAGGTCATTCCCTCGGCGGGTGTCAGCTCGTCCGCCTCGTTCGAGATGCTTGTCGGCACGGTCGTGAGCCATCTGTTCAACGGGGGAGGCATCGATTGCGCGACCATCGCGCGTGCCGGACAGTTTGCCGAGAATCATTTCTGGCTCAAGGCATCGGGCCTCATGGATCAGATGGCCTGTGGTGTGGGGGGCACGATTCTGCTTGACTTCTGCGACGGCGCCCGGTACCAGAAGGTCAGGTTCAGCCTTGACGACGTGGGCTACGACCTCGTGATCGTGAACACGGGCAGGGGACATGCGGATCTCTCCGCCGAGTATTCTGCGATTCCCGATGAGATGCATGCCGTCGCCCATGCCCTTGGCGTTGAGCAGCTCTGCCAGACCAGTGAGGATGCCTTGCTTGAGGCCCTGCCGCACCTGCGGAGGGAGCTGGGATGTGACCGCGCCATCCTGAGGTCGCTCCACTTCTTCGAGGAGTGCAGGCGTGTGGACGAGGCTGCCGCCGCACTTGGTGCCGGAGACGAGGGGCGCGTACTCGATCTCATGCGCGCATCTGGCAACTCCTCCTGGAAGTGGCTGCAGAACACGGTGGTCCCGGGCTCTGCCCAGGACCAGTCCATCCCGCTCGTGCTTGCACTCACGGAGCTGTACCTGAGACGTATTGGCTCTGGCGTGTGCCGCGTGCACGGCGGGGGCTTTGCGGGCGTCATCATGTGTGCGCTCCCCAAAAGGGAGACGGCAGGTTACGTGGACTTCATCTCCTCATGCGTCGGCCGCGAGAACGTGCACCCCATGGGCATACGCCAGGCGGGAGCGGTACGCATCTGTTAGCCCTTGGGGTCACCAGCCGCCGTGCAGACGGCCTCGAGCTCCCCGTACGTCATGGCACGTGCGACGACGATGGACTCGTAGGGCCTGAGCGCCAGACGTCCGTCGGCGCACTTCCCTGTGGGCCCATCCGGGTAGTTGGAGAGGAGGAGCGCGCTATCGTCGCGATAGGCGACAGGCAGCCCCACCGTCGTCCCGTGTGCGCAGAAGTTGCAGGCAACCAACAGACCCTGCTTGTCGAGGACGCGCTCGTACGTGAGGCTCTCCTCGTTCGTGGGGTCGAGCATGCGGAACGTCCCGTGCACGATGAGGTCGCTCGCATGGCGCAGGGCGATGAGCATACGATAGAACGCGAGCACGGAGTCCGTGCGTCCGCGCTCCTCCTCCATGTTGACGGACGGGTAGTTGGGGTTGACGGGCATCCAGGGCGTCCCGCAGGTGAAGCCCGCCTCGTGCCCAGCGTCCCACTGCATGGGCGTGCGGGCGTTGTCGCGGCTGCGTGCCCTGAGCGCCGCCAGTGCCTCCTCGTCCCCCTCGCCGCAGTCCTCCCTGAGCATGCGCCAGGCGTCCTTTGACTCCAGGTCCCTGAAGTCGTCGATGCACGCAAAGGGGTAGTTGCACATGCCCAGCTCGTCGCCCTGAAAGATGTAGGGCGTCCCCTTCATGAGCATGAGACAGCAGGCAAGCATCTTGGCGCTCGTCTCGCGCCACTCATCGCTGTCGGAACCCCAGCGTGACACGGCACGGGGCTGGTCGTGATTGCCCCAGAAGAGGCTGTTCCATGCCCTGCCCTCGAGGCCCTCCTGCCAGCGCCTCACCGTCTGCTTGAGCTCGCTCAGGCGTGGGCGGGCGCAGGTCCACTTGCCATGCGTGGCGTCATCCCCCAGGCTCGTGTGCTCGAACTGGAAGATCATGTCCAGTTCGCTGCCGTCGAGGTTCGCATAGCGGCAGGCCTCCTCCATGCCCACGCCAGGGCACTCGCCGACGCACATGGTGTCATGCCCTGCCAGTGCCCGCGTACGCATCTCACGCAGGTACTCGTGCTCGTGCGGGCCACTCGACGGGATGGTGTCCATGGCGTAGCCGCTGGGGCCGGGGGTGCCGTCCTCGAACGTCGGCCCCTTGGAGATGAGGCTGATGACATCCATGCGGAAGCCGTCCACGCCCTTGTCCAGCCACCAGCGCATCATGGCATACACGTCATCCCTCACGGCGGGGTTGTCCCAGTTGAGATCAGGCTGCTCCTTGGCAAAGAGGTGCAGGTAGTACTGCTGGCAGGTCTCGTCCCACTCCCAGGCGCTTCCACCAAAGCACGAACCCAGGTTGCTGGGCTCGTGCCCATCGACTGCGGCACGCCAGATGTAGTGGTCGTGCAGGGGATTGTCCCGGCCCGACCGCGCGGCCACGAACCAGGGATGCTCGCTTGAGGTATGGTTGACCACCAGGTCCATGACCACGCGGAGTCCGAGCCCATGGGCCTGGGCCAGGAGCTCGTCGAAATACGCCATCGTGCCAAACTCCGGCGCGATGCCTTGATAGTCGCTGATGTCATAGCCCATGTCCACCATGGGCGAGCGGTAGATGGGCGAGAGCCAAAGCACGTCAACGCCCAGCCACGCCAGATAGGGCAGGCGCCTGATGATGCCGCGCAGATCGCCCACGCCATCGCCGTCGCTGTCCTGGAAGCTCCTAGGCCAGATCTGATAGACGACCGCGCGTTGCCACCAACGCTCCGTCGTGAGGGGTTGTGGGATTGTATCGGTCATCATGCTCGCCTCTCTTGTCCTCCTGGAAGCTCGATGAGTTGGGAGCCACACACGTTGATGATCCTCGTGCCGCTGGGGTGTATGAGCTCCCGCTGAATGCGGCCGTACTGCACATGGATGTGTCCATGGAGCATGAGCGTGGGCCTGTACTGGTTCAAGGTCTCGTTGAACGCCTCGAAGCCATGATGCGCCAGGTCATCGAGATCCCCATAGCCACGGGGCGGCGCATGGGTCACCAGGATGTCGACGCCCTGCGCAAGCTCGGATCTCGTCTTGAGCCTGCACATGCGCCTGCGCATCTGTGCCTCGGAGTACAGGAAGGGACCCACGCGATAGCGCATCGCACCGCCCGCCCCAAAGATGCGGAGTCCCTTGCCCTCCCAGAGCCTGCCATCGATGCTCGTGCATCCCCCGGGCGCACGCGTCAGGTACGCCTCGTCATGGTTGCCCGGCACATAGAGCAGGGGGACGCGCGCCATGGTCACGATGAACTCCAGGTAGTCCGCCGAGAGGTCGCCGCAGGAGATGATGAGGTCGGCCTCGTCGAGGCGATCCCGATCGAGGTACTCGTACAGCCAGGGCTCCTCCACGTCCGATAGGGCAAGTATCCTCATGCGCCCATCCCGCCTTGTCGGGGCTCGTCACTCTGCGGGCCGCATGGGTCGTCATGGTTCCGTACGCCCGCCAACGAGGTGCGCAGAACCGCCTCGTCGGGTGGGATGTCGATGACGCCGCTGATGCGGACCATCGCCTTTCCCTGGTCGGTGAGCTCATCGTAGGAGGGGAGGCTCCCCTCCACGTTTTGGGCGAGCCACCGCATACTGGCGATCTGTGCGTCCGAGAGCGATGATCCCTCATGGCCGAGGGATCCCTGCCGCGTGTCGATCACGCCCCCGAAGGGGGAGAGCATGCCCTTGACGATGGCCTCCTTGAGCAGCGTCGCAAGTGTGTGCGAGCCGCGGGGCAGGTCGTCCATGAGGCGAATGTCCACGGCGCCCGTGCCCATGCCCCACCAGTAGTTTGTCGGCCTACGACGCACGGAGCCGCCCCGCTGCCAAAGGTCCTCCATGAGGTAGCGACTGACCAGCTCATAGCAGCGGCCCCATCCCCAGAGAGGGTAGGCGAGCATATGGGGCCCATCGCCCGTCTCGCGCCAGATGCCAAACGAGGCCAGACTCGACGTGGGGTCAAAGTAGTCGCTGCCCGAGATGACGCGGGCGCCCTCGGCGAGCATGTCCTCACGCCAGCCCAAGCCACGGCCCCGTACGGACGCCCACCTCAGGTGTATGCGTGCCTGGGGATCAATCAGCTGGGCGCCCAAGGCAAATGCGTTGACCTCTGCCACGCTGCCATAGACGGGATAGCTGGCAAGGTAGCCAATCTGATGGTTCTCCGCGGCACTGGCCGCCAGTGCCCCTAGGATGAACTTGGGCTCGTACATCCTGCCGTAGAGCGTGCGCACGCGCGCGCTTGCCAGATTGAGGGAACAGTTGAGGAACTCCAGGGCGGGGTGCGTGATGGCGGCCGTGAGAGTCAGCTCCATCTGTCGGGGCGACGTAGTGACGATGAGGTCATCACCATCGGCAACCGCAGCGTCGATGGCCGCCGCGAAGCGCTCGGGACGGTCGCAGTCGTAGAAGGGCACGGTCTCGATCTGGTCACCCAGCTGCTTCTCGAGATATGTGCGGCCATCGTCATGCGCGAGTGTCCAGCCCGAGACCAGAGGGTCCCCCTCGTACAGGAAGGCGATGCGCAGGGGCGCACGCCTGCGCTCGGTCCCCTCATGGACCCTCACCAAGCTCGACACCATGCGGGATACGGCGCCCGTCTCGGTCTTTGGGACGTCCACGAAGTCCACATCCTCCTCGCCCATGCCGAGGGCCAGCTCGTCCCAGATGGCACCAAGGTGCTCGTCGATGCGCGCGGGAGAGCACTCGTGCAGGGCGGCGGGGCCAAAGACCTTGAGATAGATCAGCAGCGCGTCCCCATCCGTGAGGTCCACGGGAGCGGCCTGCTCCGCCCTATGCCAGAAGCGCTCCCTGAAGGTCACCGCAAACGCGTGGAGGTCGCGGACGTCGTCCTCGGGCCACGGCTCCGTGAGCGTGTGACCCAGCTCGCGGGCGAGCAGCGCATAGGAGCCTTCGCGCGTGAAATTGATCCCATACAGGGGACAGACCTGCCAGAAGTCAAGGAACTCCCGGTACAGGCGGTAGGAGGGGTCACGGGAGGGATGGGGCAGCAGACGCGTGACCTCGGCGTGCACGGTGGGCGTCCCCAGAAACTTGCCTACGGAGACACGCTTGTTGCCCTCCAGGACATAGAAGTGCTGGAGGTACTCATAGACGCGGATGGACTCGCGGATGCCCTCGGCGACCTGGGACTCGCAGAGGGCCTCCCACTTTCCCGCGAACTCGCTTCCCGCATCTGCCAGTGGCATGAAGCTCCGGGAGAAGACATTCTGCCTGCCGCGCGTGCGTGTGCCAATGACCAGGTAGAGGGGGATCTCCATGGTCCCCAGGGGTACCTCGTGCATGGTGGCGACGCTGTCCACCATGCCCTCGAGCGCGGGCAGATAGGGGTATGCTCCCCGTGCGATGTCGGAGCGCGCCTCTCGCCGTCCCCTGCTGTGTGCCCTGTGGTAGTAGTCCGCCATGCCTGCCCCTTTGGATGAGTCTCCCACGCCCCTGAGACGACAATCTGGAATCGATTCCATCATAATCAAAGCAGGGCGCTCGTGCCCCTGCAGCATCGATGTGTGACCCACGTGTCAGGTTGGAAGGGACCCCCATGAAGCTCAACAACAAGATCATGCTCATCACCTATGCTGACAGCCTCGGCAAGGACCTCACGGACCTGCGCGAGGTGCTCGACAGCCACTTCGATGCGGCCGTGGGCGGGGTGCACATCCTGCCGTTCTTCCCCTCCTCGGGAGACCGCGGCTTCGCCCCCCTGCGCTACGACGTGGTGGACGAGGCCTTTGGCAGCTGGGACGACATCAGGCGCATCGGCGAGCGGCGCTACCTCATGTTCGACTTCATGATCAACCACATCTCGCGCCACAGCCCCTACTTCGAGGACTTCATGGCCAAGAGGGACGCCTCGGAGTTTGCCGACTTCTTCATACGCTACAAGGACTTCTGGGCGGCGGAGGGCGGCTTTCCCACGCAGGGGCAGGTGGATGCCATCTACAAGCGCAAGCCGCGCGCGCCCTACGTGGACGCCACCTTCGCCGACGGCTCCACCGAGAAGCTCTGGTGCACCTTCGGCGAGGAGCAGATCGACATCAACGTGAGAAGCGAGCGCGCCCAGCGCTTCTTTGCCGAGACGCTCACCACCATGGCCGAGAACAACGCCAGCATCATCCGCCTGGACGCCTTCGCCTATGCGGTCAAGAAGCCCGGCACCAGCTGCTTCTTCGTCCAGCCCGAGACGGGTGAGCTCCTCGAGGCCATGCAGCGCATCATCGAGCCCTATGGCACCATGGTGCTGCCCGAGATTCACGAGCACTACACGATGCAGATGAGGGTCTCAAAGATGGGCTACTGGGTCTACGACTTCGCCCTGCCCGTGCTCACGCTGCACGCCCTCTACGACGGGGACGCCACCTACCTTCAGAGGTGGCTCGAGATGAGCCCCGCACATCAGTTCACCACGTTGGACACCCACGATGGCATCGGGATCGTGGACGTGAGGGACCTCATGCCCGACGACGTCGTGGATGCCACGAAGGAGAAGATGTTCTCCGAGGGCGCCAACGTCAAGAAGGTCTACAACACCGAGGCCTACCACAACCTGGACGTCTACCAGGTGAACACCACCTACTACTCGGCGCTCGGCAACGACGATGACGCCTACCTGCTCGCCCGGGCCATCCAGTTCTTTGCCAAGGGCGTTCCCATGGTCTACTACGTGGGCCTGCTGGCGGGCAGGAACGACCTCGAGCTGCTCGAGGCCACCAAGGAGGGGCGCAACATCAACCGCCACTACTACAGCCGCGAGGAGATCGACCGCGAGGTGGAGCGTCCGGTGGTGCGCGAGCTCATCAGGCTCATGGAGCTGCGCAACAGCCATCCCGCCTTCGACGTGGACGGAGGCTTTGAGGCCACGATTCCCG contains:
- a CDS encoding metallophosphoesterase family protein, which codes for MRILALSDVEEPWLYEYLDRDRLDEADLIISCGDLSADYLEFIVTMARVPLLYVPGNHDEAYLTRAPGGCTSIDGRLWEGKGLRIFGAGGAMRYRVGPFLYSEAQMRRRMCRLKTRSELAQGVDILVTHAPPRGYGDLDDLAHHGFEAFNETLNQYRPTLMLHGHIHVQYGRIQRELIHPSGTRIINVCGSQLIELPGGQERRA
- a CDS encoding alpha-galactosidase codes for the protein MPIVIDEQSSTMTLVTDHTSYQMQVDMLGYLLHLYWGPRSRGCMDYLLTYADRGTSANPAVAHDRRSYSLDALPQEASFAGGGDCRSPMLRVRDARGAFGCDLRFAGFEIEEGKYALPGMPAVYAEPGDGAQTLRVRLHDVRLGLEVELLYGVMPHQDVICRATRVTNAGGAGVTIDKLHSACLDFVHGDFDLMSFYGRHAMERQPLREHLDHGLHVIGSRRGTSSHQYNPMLILSDHTTSETAGRCWSMQFVWSGSFRAEAERDQYDQTRLQMGLAEETFSYPLAPGQSVTSPEIIMSFTDRGFERLSHSLHDIIRTRVCRGWWRDRVRPILLNSWEAFYMDFSGDDIVSLARRAAELGIDMLVLDDGWFSRRSTDDRALGDWWVNEEKLGGTLRDLIGRVNDLGVRFGIWMEPEMVSQDSDLFRAHPDWALTIPGKEPVVGRSQLVLDFSRPEVVDALFDQVCRLLDQGNIEYLKWDYNRSIIDVYSPCAKDQGSVTYDYMLGLYDMLERITARYPKLLIEGCAGGGGRFDAGMLYYTPQIWCSDNTDAIDRLRIQYGTSFGYPCSVVGSHVSACPNHMSGRSVPLSTRACVAMAGTFGFELDLAELPAEAYDSIRGQVGDFRRYASLVQRGRYYRLTDPLRDAVTAWELVAPDGSEALVSVVMNRMEVNRGSLYVVPRGLTPDALYRDEETGGIYPADALMCMGMPLPSGLHEYQSHRYHLLRCDTCGG
- the gtfA gene encoding sucrose phosphorylase; translation: MKLNNKIMLITYADSLGKDLTDLREVLDSHFDAAVGGVHILPFFPSSGDRGFAPLRYDVVDEAFGSWDDIRRIGERRYLMFDFMINHISRHSPYFEDFMAKRDASEFADFFIRYKDFWAAEGGFPTQGQVDAIYKRKPRAPYVDATFADGSTEKLWCTFGEEQIDINVRSERAQRFFAETLTTMAENNASIIRLDAFAYAVKKPGTSCFFVQPETGELLEAMQRIIEPYGTMVLPEIHEHYTMQMRVSKMGYWVYDFALPVLTLHALYDGDATYLQRWLEMSPAHQFTTLDTHDGIGIVDVRDLMPDDVVDATKEKMFSEGANVKKVYNTEAYHNLDVYQVNTTYYSALGNDDDAYLLARAIQFFAKGVPMVYYVGLLAGRNDLELLEATKEGRNINRHYYSREEIDREVERPVVRELIRLMELRNSHPAFDVDGGFEATIPEEGRLSIRRTSADGGAWAQLDANLAHRCFGISHS
- a CDS encoding BMP family ABC transporter substrate-binding protein, with translation MADYYHRAHSRGRREARSDIARGAYPYLPALEGMVDSVATMHEVPLGTMEIPLYLVIGTRTRGRQNVFSRSFMPLADAGSEFAGKWEALCESQVAEGIRESIRVYEYLQHFYVLEGNKRVSVGKFLGTPTVHAEVTRLLPHPSRDPSYRLYREFLDFWQVCPLYGINFTREGSYALLARELGHTLTEPWPEDDVRDLHAFAVTFRERFWHRAEQAAPVDLTDGDALLIYLKVFGPAALHECSPARIDEHLGAIWDELALGMGEEDVDFVDVPKTETGAVSRMVSSLVRVHEGTERRRAPLRIAFLYEGDPLVSGWTLAHDDGRTYLEKQLGDQIETVPFYDCDRPERFAAAIDAAVADGDDLIVTTSPRQMELTLTAAITHPALEFLNCSLNLASARVRTLYGRMYEPKFILGALAASAAENHQIGYLASYPVYGSVAEVNAFALGAQLIDPQARIHLRWASVRGRGLGWREDMLAEGARVISGSDYFDPTSSLASFGIWRETGDGPHMLAYPLWGWGRCYELVSRYLMEDLWQRGGSVRRRPTNYWWGMGTGAVDIRLMDDLPRGSHTLATLLKEAIVKGMLSPFGGVIDTRQGSLGHEGSSLSDAQIASMRWLAQNVEGSLPSYDELTDQGKAMVRISGVIDIPPDEAVLRTSLAGVRNHDDPCGPQSDEPRQGGMGA
- a CDS encoding galactokinase yields the protein MRVPTIEELGRVYGNGAVGALPRFETLAGAFEERFGVPTDAVSYFSAPGRTEIIGNHTDHNGGKVLAASITMDSICVAVPATGSQVRIVSEGYDEPIVIALNHLDEVKPGPGSMTLVAGMLVALRQAGFTVGGLDAHVSSEVIPSAGVSSSASFEMLVGTVVSHLFNGGGIDCATIARAGQFAENHFWLKASGLMDQMACGVGGTILLDFCDGARYQKVRFSLDDVGYDLVIVNTGRGHADLSAEYSAIPDEMHAVAHALGVEQLCQTSEDALLEALPHLRRELGCDRAILRSLHFFEECRRVDEAAAALGAGDEGRVLDLMRASGNSSWKWLQNTVVPGSAQDQSIPLVLALTELYLRRIGSGVCRVHGGGFAGVIMCALPKRETAGYVDFISSCVGRENVHPMGIRQAGAVRIC
- a CDS encoding UDP-glucose--hexose-1-phosphate uridylyltransferase yields the protein MSVTDGDARASRDVEGTVLELVSYGVERGLMKEDDRTLVANQLLDVLEARPSATFDPTATVMARPLEDMLADLLDDAVAHGVIEDGIASRDLFDTRLMGCLTPRPSEVIRTFWQRYERSPEAATDYFYRLAQDSDYIRTYRVARDLTWVAKTAYGNLDITINLSKPEKDPRAIAAALKAGADGERYPRCLLCPENVGYAGALDRPARQTIRLIPLTLGGSQWFLQYSPYVYYNEHCIVLSREHTPMLIDRQAFVRLLDFVRMFPHYTVGSNADLPIVGGSILTHEHFQGGRYEFAMARAAARERLSFVGFDDVHACVVDWPLSVIRLDGANPARLVELADRVLTTWRAYSDESAGILAETNGRPHNTITPIARRRGDDYELDLVLRNNRTSEEHPLGIFHPHAKYHHIKRENIGLIEVMGLAVLPARLKGEMARVREAICAGEDVSSIPGVSDHAPWVGEVLTRHPEIGKGADPAVVGAVLKEEIGLVFALVLENCGVFKADEAGRTAFHAFVDTVNRWHGEGQR
- a CDS encoding glycoside hydrolase family 13 protein — translated: MMTDTIPQPLTTERWWQRAVVYQIWPRSFQDSDGDGVGDLRGIIRRLPYLAWLGVDVLWLSPIYRSPMVDMGYDISDYQGIAPEFGTMAYFDELLAQAHGLGLRVVMDLVVNHTSSEHPWFVAARSGRDNPLHDHYIWRAAVDGHEPSNLGSCFGGSAWEWDETCQQYYLHLFAKEQPDLNWDNPAVRDDVYAMMRWWLDKGVDGFRMDVISLISKGPTFEDGTPGPSGYAMDTIPSSGPHEHEYLREMRTRALAGHDTMCVGECPGVGMEEACRYANLDGSELDMIFQFEHTSLGDDATHGKWTCARPRLSELKQTVRRWQEGLEGRAWNSLFWGNHDQPRAVSRWGSDSDEWRETSAKMLACCLMLMKGTPYIFQGDELGMCNYPFACIDDFRDLESKDAWRMLREDCGEGDEEALAALRARSRDNARTPMQWDAGHEAGFTCGTPWMPVNPNYPSVNMEEERGRTDSVLAFYRMLIALRHASDLIVHGTFRMLDPTNEESLTYERVLDKQGLLVACNFCAHGTTVGLPVAYRDDSALLLSNYPDGPTGKCADGRLALRPYESIVVARAMTYGELEAVCTAAGDPKG